The following proteins are co-located in the Trichormus variabilis 0441 genome:
- a CDS encoding lipid kinase: MSLRALLLVNRHARQGQARLLEAINHLKKFNFQLIEESTEHPKHLSQVIHKYKYQVDLVIVGGGDGTLNAVVDALVETQLPLGILPLGTANDLARTLGISNSLPEACRTIAEGELRRIDLGWVNGKHFFNVASLGLSVKITRRLTKEFKRRWGIFAYAVTAMQVIWESRPFSAEIHSKDRVFRIKTVQIAVGNGRYYGGGMAIVPDASIDDQRLDLYSLEISHWWEIIPLLPAMRNGRHIHRQNVRALNGQEFEVYTRKPRAINTDGEITTYTPATFRVIPKAVAVLVPPV; the protein is encoded by the coding sequence ATGAGCCTCCGCGCACTGCTATTAGTAAATCGTCATGCCCGCCAAGGACAAGCGCGTCTATTGGAGGCAATTAATCATCTGAAGAAATTTAATTTTCAGTTAATCGAAGAATCAACAGAACATCCTAAGCACCTTTCTCAAGTTATACATAAGTATAAATATCAAGTCGATTTAGTCATAGTTGGAGGGGGTGATGGTACATTAAATGCTGTTGTTGATGCTTTAGTAGAAACACAATTACCTTTAGGAATTTTACCACTAGGAACTGCTAATGACTTAGCTAGAACACTAGGAATTTCTAACTCATTGCCCGAAGCTTGTAGAACAATTGCCGAAGGAGAATTAAGACGTATTGATTTAGGTTGGGTAAATGGTAAACACTTTTTTAATGTTGCTAGTTTAGGACTAAGTGTAAAAATTACCCGCCGACTGACCAAAGAATTTAAACGTCGCTGGGGAATATTTGCTTATGCTGTTACAGCCATGCAAGTTATTTGGGAATCTCGTCCTTTTAGTGCAGAGATTCACTCTAAAGACAGAGTTTTTCGTATCAAAACTGTACAAATTGCTGTCGGAAATGGCCGCTATTACGGCGGTGGTATGGCTATAGTTCCCGACGCTAGTATTGATGACCAAAGACTAGACCTTTATAGTCTAGAAATTAGTCATTGGTGGGAAATTATTCCCTTATTACCTGCAATGCGAAATGGCCGACACATTCATCGACAAAACGTCCGCGCCCTCAACGGCCAGGAGTTTGAAGTTTATACACGTAAACCCCGTGCTATCAATACCGATGGTGAAATCACAACCTATACCCCCGCCACATTTCGCGTTATTCCTAAAGCTGTAGCTGTTTTAGTTCCGCCAGTGTGA
- a CDS encoding exopolysaccharide biosynthesis protein: MAIHLNSHQVRLSFSQEIKSLLQRLAEQHLTLGDILAETSERGFSLVIALLVLPFLFPMPPGATGPFGAACLILSVQMVLGRRSPWLPKKIAHYKFPRPFAQFLLQNLRRVTKIVEKIARPRLSKIADNPLTWRINGFCISWLTILLISPIPLTNPIPTVGILLLAIATIESDGLLICLSYVVTAVITAVFAFIGYGLWLAPSILPSIFK, translated from the coding sequence GTGGCAATTCACCTCAATTCACACCAAGTGCGTTTAAGCTTTTCTCAAGAAATTAAGTCATTGCTGCAACGTTTAGCCGAACAGCATTTGACACTTGGCGACATTTTGGCGGAAACCTCAGAACGTGGTTTTAGCTTGGTAATTGCATTATTGGTTTTGCCTTTCTTATTTCCTATGCCACCAGGGGCAACCGGGCCTTTTGGTGCTGCTTGTCTGATATTATCGGTACAGATGGTTTTGGGTAGGCGATCGCCTTGGCTACCTAAAAAAATCGCTCATTATAAATTCCCCCGTCCTTTTGCCCAGTTTCTTCTTCAAAATCTGCGGCGTGTCACCAAGATTGTAGAGAAAATTGCCCGTCCCCGCTTAAGTAAAATTGCTGATAACCCTTTAACTTGGCGTATCAATGGGTTTTGTATATCTTGGTTGACAATATTACTCATCTCACCAATTCCCTTAACTAACCCGATACCTACTGTAGGTATTTTATTATTAGCGATCGCCACAATTGAATCTGATGGTTTACTAATTTGCCTCAGCTATGTCGTTACTGCTGTCATTACAGCCGTATTTGCATTTATTGGTTACGGTTTATGGTTGGCTCCTAGTATTCTACCCTCTATCTTTAAATAG
- a CDS encoding nitrate ABC transporter ATP-binding protein (This model describes the ATP binding subunits of ATP-binding cassette (ABC) transporters for nitrate transport, or for bicarbonate transport, in bacteria and archaea.), translating to MQNRSSSVTETTRSRQERHSVSATNNRPFLEIKDVSKVYPTKKGPFTVLDGVNLNVEQGEFLCVIGHSGCGKSTLLNMVSGFNFPTSGQVLLEGQPITQPGPDRMVVFQNYALLPWRTAFENIYLAVNAVYPNKPEPEKRAIVREHLAMVGLADAMEKKPMQMSGGMRQRVSIARALAIRPKVLILDEPFGALDAITKEELQEELLKIWGDNRCTVLMITHDIDEALFLADKLVMMTNGPHAKIGEVLEIPFSRPRDRARIMEDPEYYKLRNYALDFLFNRFAHDDVG from the coding sequence ATGCAAAACCGTAGTTCAAGCGTTACCGAAACCACCAGAAGCAGACAGGAAAGACACTCGGTTAGTGCGACTAACAACAGACCTTTCCTAGAAATTAAAGACGTTAGTAAAGTCTATCCCACCAAGAAAGGCCCCTTCACCGTCCTTGATGGCGTTAACTTAAATGTAGAACAGGGTGAATTTCTCTGTGTTATTGGTCACTCTGGTTGTGGTAAATCCACACTACTAAATATGGTGTCTGGTTTTAACTTTCCTACCTCCGGGCAAGTTTTACTGGAAGGTCAACCCATCACCCAACCTGGCCCCGATAGAATGGTGGTGTTTCAAAACTATGCCCTCCTTCCTTGGCGGACTGCTTTTGAAAATATCTATCTAGCGGTGAATGCTGTTTACCCCAACAAGCCAGAACCAGAGAAAAGGGCAATTGTCCGGGAACATTTGGCAATGGTGGGACTGGCTGATGCGATGGAGAAAAAACCCATGCAAATGTCAGGGGGTATGAGACAACGGGTATCTATTGCCCGTGCTTTGGCAATTCGTCCCAAAGTCCTGATTTTAGACGAACCTTTTGGGGCGCTAGATGCCATCACCAAAGAGGAATTACAAGAAGAATTGTTGAAAATCTGGGGTGATAATCGCTGCACAGTATTGATGATTACCCACGACATCGATGAGGCGCTATTTTTAGCCGACAAATTGGTAATGATGACCAACGGCCCCCACGCCAAAATCGGTGAAGTGTTGGAAATTCCATTTTCTCGCCCACGCGATCGCGCCCGTATAATGGAAGATCCAGAATACTATAAACTGCGTAACTACGCCCTAGACTTTCTCTTTAATAGATTTGCCCATGATGATGTGGGATAA
- a CDS encoding nitrate ABC transporter ATP-binding protein (This model describes the ATP binding subunits of ATP-binding cassette (ABC) transporters for nitrate transport, or for bicarbonate transport, in bacteria and archaea.): MSVFVAVDQIDKVFELTGGGKYIALKGIDLQIRKGEFVSLIGHSGCGKSTLLNMIAGLDLPTEGIVTLEGQRISRPGPDRMVVFQNYSLLPWRTVRENIALAVNSVMKGMPEAERKSIVEKHIDMVGLRPHADKQPGMLSGGQKQRVAIARALAIRPKLLLLDEPFGALDALTRGNLQEQLMQICEENEVTAVMVTHDVDEAVLLSDRIVMLTNGPESKIGDILEVDIPRPRKRMEVVEHPSYYSLRSEMIYFLNQQKRVKKIRARKTADVARHGLEKVNLEIGFLPLTACAPLAVAKEKGFFTKHGLDEVNLVRETSWRGIVDGMKGGYIDAAQMPSGMPMWLTLGGHDNQPLPVVTALTMTRNGNAITLAKRFYDEGVRSLSDFKNYLLRTRDQRHIMGVVHPASMHNLLLRYWLAAGGIDPDLDVDMRTIPPAQMVADLQNKSIDGYCVGEPWNYRAAVENIGFTIATDLEVWLGHPGKVLGVREDWAEKYPNTHIALTKALLEACEYCSRPENVEEVRRIVAGRDYVSTDLDYIQLEDPNSLVCDIDHPLRDYAHHQFFAQSAINRPSRTEQIWIMSQLARWGDTPFPRNWVEVVERVCRVRVFSTAARELGLDISYTRQPIELFDGTPFNADDPIAYLNSLHIKRDFSIAEVILDSPTRRVA; the protein is encoded by the coding sequence ATGAGCGTATTTGTTGCAGTTGACCAAATTGATAAGGTATTTGAATTAACCGGTGGTGGGAAATATATCGCCCTCAAAGGAATTGACCTCCAAATTAGAAAAGGTGAGTTTGTTTCTTTGATTGGTCACTCCGGTTGCGGTAAGTCCACTTTATTGAATATGATTGCTGGTTTGGATTTGCCAACTGAAGGTATAGTCACCCTGGAAGGACAAAGAATTAGCAGACCAGGGCCAGACCGGATGGTGGTTTTCCAAAACTATTCTTTGTTGCCTTGGCGGACGGTGAGAGAAAATATTGCCCTAGCTGTCAACTCAGTCATGAAGGGAATGCCGGAAGCTGAACGCAAATCAATTGTAGAAAAACATATAGATATGGTGGGTTTGCGTCCCCACGCCGATAAACAACCGGGGATGTTGTCTGGGGGACAAAAACAACGGGTAGCGATCGCCCGTGCCTTGGCAATTCGTCCTAAACTATTACTATTGGATGAACCCTTTGGCGCTTTGGATGCTCTGACCAGAGGGAATTTGCAAGAACAGTTAATGCAAATCTGCGAAGAAAATGAAGTCACGGCGGTAATGGTGACTCACGACGTAGATGAAGCCGTGCTGTTGTCTGACAGAATTGTCATGCTGACCAACGGCCCCGAATCCAAAATTGGTGACATCCTAGAAGTTGATATCCCCAGACCCCGGAAACGCATGGAAGTAGTAGAACACCCAAGCTACTACAGTTTGCGGAGTGAGATGATTTACTTCCTCAACCAACAAAAGCGGGTGAAGAAAATTCGCGCCCGGAAAACCGCAGATGTGGCTCGTCACGGGTTAGAAAAAGTTAACCTAGAAATTGGTTTCTTACCTTTGACAGCTTGCGCCCCTCTAGCTGTAGCCAAAGAAAAAGGTTTCTTTACTAAGCATGGTTTGGATGAAGTCAACTTAGTGCGGGAAACTAGCTGGCGGGGTATTGTGGATGGCATGAAAGGCGGTTATATAGATGCTGCCCAAATGCCTTCCGGGATGCCCATGTGGTTAACCTTGGGTGGACATGATAACCAACCCCTACCTGTGGTTACCGCCCTCACCATGACCCGTAACGGTAACGCCATCACCTTGGCGAAACGCTTTTATGATGAAGGTGTTCGCAGCTTATCGGACTTCAAAAATTACCTCTTGCGTACCCGTGACCAACGTCACATCATGGGGGTAGTCCATCCCGCATCCATGCACAATTTATTGCTACGTTACTGGTTAGCGGCTGGTGGAATTGACCCCGATTTAGATGTGGATATGAGAACCATCCCGCCAGCGCAGATGGTAGCCGACTTGCAAAACAAAAGTATTGACGGTTATTGCGTGGGTGAACCTTGGAATTACCGCGCCGCCGTAGAAAATATCGGCTTTACCATCGCTACCGACTTGGAAGTGTGGTTGGGACACCCTGGCAAAGTCCTTGGGGTGCGGGAAGATTGGGCAGAAAAATATCCTAATACCCACATCGCCTTGACTAAAGCTTTGCTGGAAGCCTGTGAATATTGTTCTCGACCAGAAAATGTCGAAGAAGTCAGAAGAATTGTGGCAGGTAGAGATTACGTCAGCACAGATTTAGATTACATTCAACTGGAAGACCCAAATAGCCTTGTCTGTGATATAGACCACCCATTACGAGACTACGCCCACCACCAGTTTTTTGCCCAGTCAGCCATCAACCGTCCCAGCCGTACCGAACAAATCTGGATTATGAGTCAGTTGGCGCGCTGGGGTGATACGCCTTTCCCCAGAAACTGGGTAGAAGTTGTAGAACGGGTTTGTCGTGTACGCGTTTTCAGTACCGCCGCCAGAGAATTAGGTCTGGACATCAGCTACACTCGCCAACCCATCGAATTATTTGATGGCACACCCTTTAACGCCGACGACCCCATAGCCTATCTCAACAGCCTGCACATTAAGCGTGATTTCTCCATTGCGGAAGTCATCTTAGACTCGCCAACCAGAAGAGTAGCTTAA
- the ntrB gene encoding nitrate ABC transporter permease, with translation MTVAQKRPVNPRFDNSFLSSLQKQFPDLFPPAIAIVIFLVIWQLFSWTPGATLPGPVQVIQDTWILILYPFYDKGGTDKGLFWQILASLQRVAISYSLAAVVGVALGVLIGINKTMSKALDPIFQLLRTVPPLAWVPISLAALRQNEPAALFVIFITAIWPILINTAVGVTQIPQDYNNVAKVLQLSRKEYFTNILIPSALPYIFTGLRIAIGLAWLAIIAAEIVMSGIVGIGFFIWDAYQNNNVSEVILALVYIGVVGLILDKLMAWLQNKILPAEQK, from the coding sequence ATGACCGTCGCACAGAAAAGACCAGTAAATCCTAGATTTGATAACAGTTTCTTATCAAGTTTACAAAAGCAGTTTCCTGATTTATTCCCGCCAGCGATCGCCATTGTAATTTTTCTGGTAATCTGGCAATTATTCTCGTGGACTCCTGGCGCTACATTACCAGGCCCTGTACAAGTAATCCAAGACACCTGGATACTCATTTTGTATCCCTTTTACGATAAAGGTGGCACAGACAAAGGTCTATTTTGGCAAATTTTAGCCAGTCTCCAACGGGTAGCAATCAGCTATAGCTTAGCGGCCGTTGTTGGCGTTGCCTTAGGGGTTTTAATTGGCATTAATAAAACCATGTCTAAAGCTTTAGACCCCATATTCCAATTACTACGGACTGTACCACCTTTGGCTTGGGTTCCCATTTCCTTGGCAGCTTTAAGACAAAACGAACCAGCAGCATTATTCGTAATTTTCATCACTGCCATTTGGCCTATCTTAATTAACACGGCAGTAGGCGTAACTCAAATTCCCCAAGATTACAACAACGTTGCTAAAGTTCTTCAACTTAGCCGCAAAGAATACTTCACCAACATCCTTATTCCCTCTGCTTTACCCTACATTTTCACTGGCTTGAGAATAGCGATTGGTTTAGCTTGGTTAGCGATTATCGCCGCAGAAATCGTTATGTCCGGTATCGTTGGGATTGGCTTTTTCATCTGGGATGCTTATCAAAACAACAACGTCAGCGAAGTAATTTTAGCCCTGGTCTACATCGGTGTTGTTGGTCTGATTCTCGATAAGTTAATGGCTTGGTTGCAAAACAAAATCTTACCAGCAGAACAGAAATAG
- a CDS encoding CmpA/NrtA family ABC transporter substrate-binding protein, with product MTEFFNQFSRRKFIVTAGASAGAVFLKGCLGNPPETTGGTQSAPTAQPAANVSAEQAPEVTTVKLGYIPIVESAPLIIAKEKGFFAKYGLTNVELSKQASWGSARDNVEIGSAGGGIDGGQWQMPMPHLITEGLITKGNQKIPMYVLCQLITHGNGIAIANKHQGKGISLKLEGAKSLFSQLKSSTPFTAAFTFPHVNQDLWIRYWLAAGGIDPDADVKLLTVPAAQTVANMKTGTMDAFSTGDPWPFRLVNDKIGYMAALTAEIWKNHPEEYLAMRADWVDKYPKATKALLKGIMEAQQWLDNFDNRKEAAQILAGRNYFNLNNPEILADPYVGKYDMGDGRKIDDKSMAAYYWKDEKGSVSYPYKSHDLWFITENVRWGFLPKDYLANGAAKAKELIDKVNREDIWKEAAKEAGIAAADIPTSTSRGVEEFFDGTKFDPEKPDEYLKSLKIKKVSV from the coding sequence ATGACAGAGTTTTTTAATCAATTTTCTCGCCGCAAGTTTATAGTTACAGCAGGAGCTTCGGCAGGTGCAGTGTTCCTCAAAGGTTGCTTGGGAAATCCGCCTGAGACTACCGGAGGAACACAATCTGCACCAACTGCTCAACCTGCTGCTAATGTTAGCGCAGAGCAAGCACCAGAAGTCACTACTGTGAAGTTGGGATATATTCCCATTGTGGAATCGGCTCCTTTAATTATTGCCAAAGAAAAAGGTTTCTTTGCTAAATATGGATTAACTAATGTAGAACTTTCTAAACAAGCTTCTTGGGGTTCTGCTAGAGATAACGTAGAAATTGGTTCGGCTGGTGGTGGTATTGATGGCGGTCAATGGCAAATGCCTATGCCACACTTGATTACCGAAGGTTTAATTACTAAGGGTAATCAAAAGATACCCATGTATGTGTTATGTCAATTAATTACACATGGGAATGGAATTGCGATCGCTAACAAGCACCAAGGTAAAGGTATCAGTTTAAAATTAGAAGGCGCTAAGTCTTTATTTAGCCAACTCAAGTCTTCTACACCCTTCACTGCCGCTTTCACTTTCCCCCACGTCAACCAAGACTTATGGATTCGCTACTGGTTAGCCGCAGGCGGTATTGACCCAGATGCAGATGTCAAACTGCTGACAGTCCCGGCGGCGCAAACTGTAGCTAACATGAAAACCGGCACAATGGACGCTTTCAGCACAGGTGACCCCTGGCCATTCCGCTTGGTCAACGACAAAATTGGCTACATGGCCGCCTTAACCGCAGAGATTTGGAAAAATCACCCAGAAGAATACTTGGCAATGAGAGCTGATTGGGTGGATAAATACCCCAAAGCAACCAAAGCGTTACTCAAAGGCATTATGGAGGCGCAACAGTGGTTAGATAATTTTGACAACCGCAAAGAAGCAGCTCAAATTCTGGCTGGAAGAAATTATTTCAACCTCAATAATCCAGAAATTCTGGCAGACCCATACGTCGGCAAATATGATATGGGTGATGGTCGCAAAATTGATGATAAATCAATGGCGGCTTACTACTGGAAAGATGAAAAAGGTAGTGTTTCTTATCCCTACAAGAGTCATGATTTGTGGTTCATCACAGAAAATGTACGTTGGGGATTCTTACCCAAAGATTACCTAGCTAATGGTGCAGCTAAAGCCAAAGAATTAATCGATAAAGTCAACCGCGAAGATATTTGGAAAGAAGCGGCTAAAGAGGCGGGAATTGCTGCGGCTGATATTCCCACAAGTACATCTCGCGGTGTTGAAGAATTCTTTGATGGCACAAAATTTGACCCCGAAAAGCCAGACGAATATCTCAAGAGCCTGAAAATCAAGAAAGTTAGTGTTTAG